Proteins found in one Salvia hispanica cultivar TCC Black 2014 unplaced genomic scaffold, UniMelb_Shisp_WGS_1.0 HiC_scaffold_169, whole genome shotgun sequence genomic segment:
- the LOC125198622 gene encoding plasma membrane ATPase 1-like: MAEKDDAMEALKREAVDLENIPIEEVFENLRCTKEGLSTEDVNRRLEIFGQNKLEEKEESKFLKFLGFMWNPLSWVMEAAAIMAIALANGGGKPPDWQDFVGIIVLLVINSTISFVEENNAGNAAAALMARLAPKAKVLRDGRWNEEDAAILVPGDVVSIKLGDIIPADARLLDGDPLKIDQSALTGESLPVTKGPGDGVYSGSTVKQGEIEAVVIATGVHTFFGKAAHLVDSTNQVGHFQKVLTAIGNFCICSIAVGMIIEIIVMYPIQHRPYRPGIDNLLVLLIGGIPIAMPTVLSVTMAIGSHRLSQQGAITKRMTAIEEMAGMDVLCSDKTGTLTLNKLSVDKNIIEVFTKGVDPDTVVLMAARASRLENQDAIDAAIVGMLADPKEARAGIQEVHFLPFNPTDKRTALTYIDNEGKMHRVSKGAPEQILNLAYNRSEIERRVHSVIDKFAERGLRSLAVAYQEVPEGRKESPGGPWKFIGLLPLFDPPRHDSAETIRRALNLGVNVKMITGDQLAIGKETGRRLGMGTNMYPSSALLGNDKDESIVALPVDELIEKADGFAGVFPEHKYEIVKRLQARKHICGMTGDGVNDAPALKKADIGIAVADATDAARSASDIVLTEPGLSVIISAVLTSRAIFQRMKNYTIYAVSITIRIVLGFMLLALIWKFDFPPFMVLIIAILNDGTIMTISKDRVKPSPLPDSWKLAEIFTTGIVLGGYLAMMTVIFFWAVYDTDFFPRTFGVSSLEVPVNRVMGPDLKKKLASAIYLQVSIVSQALIFVTRSRSWSFIERPGLLLVGAFLIAQLIATLIAVYANWNFAEIEGIGWGWAGVIWLYNIVFYFPLDLIKFFIRYALSGRAWDLVIEQRIAFTRKKDFGKEDRELKWAQAQRTLHGLHPPQTEFSERSNHTELNRIAEEAKRRAEMARLRELHTLKGHVESVIKMKNLDIDTIQQSYTV, from the exons ATGGCGGAGAAGGATGATGCTATGGAGGCTCTCAAGAGAGAAGCAGttgatttg GAAAATATACCGATAGAAGAGGTGTTTGAGAATCTGAGGTGCACGAAGGAGGGGCTTTCAACGGAGGATGTTAACCGGAGGCTTGAAATTTTTGGTCAAAACAAACTCGAGGAGAAGGAG GAGAGTAAGTTTCTGAAATTTTTAGGATTCATGTGGAATCCTCTTTCGTGGGTGATGGAAGCTGCGGCAATCATGGCCATCGCTCTCGCTAATGGAGGA GGGAAGCCGCCGGATTGGCAGGACTTCGTTGGGATCATTGTGCTTCTCGTGATCAACTCGACCATAAGTTTCGTAGAGGAGAATAATGCTGGTAATGCTGCGGCCGCCCTCATGGCAAGGCTTGCTCCCAAGGCAAAG GTTCTTAGAGACGGGCGCTGGAACGAGGAAGATGCTGCTATTCTTGTCCCTGGTGATGTAGTTAGTATAAAGCTGGGGGATATTATTCCAGCTGATGCTCGTCTCCTTGACGGTGATCCTCTCAAGATAGACCAG TCTGCTTTAACTGGGGAGTCCCTGCCCGTGACGAAAGGCCCTGGAGATGGTGTGTACTCAGGGTCTACTGTCAAACAAGGTGAGATTGAGGCTGTGGTGATTGCAACTGGTGTCCATACCTTCTTTGGCAAAGCTGCTCATCTCGTAGACTCTACTAATCAAGTCGGTCATTTTCAGAAG GTGTTGACCGCAATTGGAAACTTCTGCATATGTTCTATTGCGGTCGGAATGATCATTGAGATCATTGTAATGTATCCTATTCAACACCGACCTTATCGTCCTGGAATTGATAACCTACTTGTGCTTCTCATTGGAGGGATCCCCATTGCGATGCCTACAGTGTTATCTGTTACAATGGCGATTGGTTCACACCGTTTGTCCCAGCAG GGAGCTATCACTAAGAGAATGACAGCAATTGAAGAAATGGCTGGAATGGATGTCCTCTGCAGTGACAAAACTGGAACGTTGACACTGAACAAACTATCTGTTGACAAAAACATTATCGAG GTCTTCACTAAAGGCGTGGATCCAGATACTGTTGTTTTAATGGCTGCCAGAGCCTCTCGGTTGGAAAACCAAGATGCTATTGATGCTGCAATAGTGGGAATGTTGGCTGACCCTAAGGAG GCAAGGGCTGGTATTCAAGAGGTTCATTTCTTACCATTCAATCCGACTGACAAGCGTACAGCTTTGACTTACATCGATAACGAAGGAAAAATGCACAGAGTCAGTAAAGGTGCTCCTGAACAG ATACTAAACCTGGCATACAATAGATCTGAGATTGAGCGAAGAGTGCATTCTGTCATTGACAAATTCGCAGAGCGTGGGCTACGATCACTTGCTGTGGCATACCAG GAAGTTCCCGAGGGGAGAAAGGAGAGTCCCGGAGGTCCATGGAAGTTTATAGGACTCCTGCCTCTGTTTGATCCTCCTAGGCATGACAGTGCAGAGACTATTAGAAGGGCTCTGAATTTAGGTGTAAATGTTAAAATGATTACTG GTGATCAGCTAGCAATAGGAAAGGAAACAGGACGCCGTTTGGGAATGGGAACAAACATGTACCCTTCTTCTGCTTTATTAGGAAATGACAAAGATGAGTCTATCGTTGCTTTGCCGGTTGATGAGTTGATTGAAAAGGCTGACGGTTTCGCTGGTGTTTTCCCCG AGCACAAGTATGAAATTGTCAAGCGTCTACAAGCTCGGAAGCACATATGTGGGATGACTGGTGATGGTGTGAATGATGCCCCAGCACTTAAGAAGGCTGATATTGGGATCGCTGTAGCTGATGCAACTGACGCTGCTCGAAGCGCATCAGATATTGTACTTACAGAACCTGGTCTAAGTGTTATAATCAGTGCTGTGCTCACCAGTCGAGCTATCTTCCAGAGGATGAAAAATTACACT ATCTACGCAGTTTCCATCACAATCCGTATTGTG CTTGGCTTTATGTTACTTGCTctcatatggaaatttgactTCCCGCCATTTATGGTTCTGATCATAGCGATATTAAATGATG GTACCATCATGACAATATCGAAGGATAGGGTGAAACCGTCTCCTTTACCGGACAGCTGGAAACTAGCCGAGATATTCACAACTGGAATTGTTCTAGGTGGCTACTTAGCAATGATGACAGTGATCTTCTTCTGGGCAGTTTATGATACAGACTTTTTTCCA AGGACTTTTGGAGTCTCGTCGCTTGAGGTACCAGTCAATCGTGTCATGGGACCTGACTTGAAAAAGAAGCTTGCCTCAGCTATATACTTGCAAGTGAGTATAGTTAGCCAGGCCCTCATCTTTGTGACAAGATCCCGAAGCTGGTCTTTTATCGAGCGCCCGGGACTTCTACTCGTGGGGGCTTTCCTCATTGCTCAGCTT ATTGCGACTCTGATCGCGGTTTATGCAAACTGGAACTTCGCTGAGATCGAGGGTATAGGGTGGGGTTGGGCCGGCGTGATATGGCTCTACAATATCGTGTTCTACTTCCCACTGGATTTGATCAAGTTCTTCATCCGATATGCTCTAAGTGGAAGGGCTTGGGATCTTGTGATTGAGCAAAGG ATTGCATTCACTAGGAAGAAGGATTTTGGAAAGGAAGACCGCGAACTTAAGTGGGCGCAGGCGCAGAGGACCCTGCATGGGCTCCATCCGCCACAGACGGAATTCAGCGAACGCAGCAATCACACAGAACTCAACCGGATAGCTGAAGAGGCGAAGCGACGAGCTGAGATGGCAAGGCTGAGAGAGCTGCATACACTGAAAGGGCATGTTGAGTCAGTGATAAAGATGAAGAATCTGGACATTGACACGATTCAACAATCTTACACGGTTTGA
- the LOC125198597 gene encoding protein arginine methyltransferase NDUFAF7 homolog, mitochondrial-like — protein sequence MLRRALLRSSALRRLLPPSPSYSPSPLSLASVRQCSSSSSSQIPHSHSVEQLEDTPPPPPSATISIDRSNLYNPTEHSHEPSADSELVKHLKNVIKFRGGPITVAEYMEEVLTNPKSGYYMNRDVFGKGGDFITSPEVSQMFGEMIGVWAVCLWEQMGQPDRINLVELGPGRGTLMADLLRGASKFKNFTASLALHLVECSPALQKLQYQKLKCTTEETVDGDSGTRHISTLAGNPVSWHAMLEQVPTGLPTIVIAHEFYDALPVHQFQKASRGWCEKMVDVTENSSFRFVLSPQPTPAALYLAQRCKWAKAEEFTKLSQIEVCPKAIDLTQEIANRISVDGGGALIIDYGLNGTIADSLQAIRKHKFVDILDDPGSADLSAYVDFEAIRRSAEEIPDVSVHGPITQSEFLGSLGINFRAEALLQNCNEEQAESLRTGYWRLVGEGEAPFWEGPDEQTPIGMGTRYLAMAIVNKKQGIPAPYQE from the exons ATGTTGAGAAGAGCACTGCTCCGATCTTCAGCCCTCCGCCGCCTCTTGCCGCCGTCTCCTTCCTATTCTCCCTCTCCGCTCTCGCTCGCATCCGTCCGGCAATGCTCCTCTTCTTCATCCTCCCAAATTCCACACAGTCATTCCGTCGAACAGTTGGAGGATacccctccgccgccgccctcCGCCACCATCTCCATCGATCGCTCCAATTTGTACAATCCGACTG AGCATTCACACGAACCTTCGGCTGACTCGGAGCTAGTTAAGCACCTCAAGAACGTAATCAAG TTCAGAGGTGGCCCGATTACAGTTGCTGAGTACATGGAGGAAGTTTTAACGAATCCGAAATCAGGATATTACATGAATCGCGATGTTTTTGGCAAGGGAGGCGATTTCATTACGTCGCCGGAAGTCAGCCAGATGTTCGGAGAG ATGATTGGTGTCTGGGCAGTGTGCCTTTGGGAGCAAATGGGGCAGCCTGATAGGATCAATTTAGTCGAGCTTGGACCCGGCAGAGGAACTCTGATGGCTGATCTTCTGCGT GGTGCATCAAAGTTCAAGAATTTTACGGCTTCTTTGGCACTACATTTGGTTGAATGTAGCCCAGCACTGCAGAAACTCCAGTATCAGAAATTGAAGTGCACGACAGAAGAAACGGTTGATGGAGATTCTGGTACGAGGCATATTAGCACGTTGGCGGGGAACCCTGTATCATGGCATGCAATGCTTGAGCAGGTTCCTACAGGAT tgCCTACAATCGTCATCGCCCATGAGTTCTATGATGCTCTGCCAGTACACCAATTTCAG AAAGCTTCTCGTGGTTGGTGTGAGAAGATGGTTGATGTTACTGAAAATTCTTC GTTCCGTTTTGTTTTATCTCCACAACCGACACCTGCAGCTCTCTATCTTGCGCAGCGCTGCAAGTGGGCTAAGGCTGAAGAATTTACCAAGCTTAGTCAAATCGAGGTTTGCCCCAAAGCAATTGATTTAACACAAGAAATTGCCAACAGAATTTCTGTGGATGGTGGCGGAGCTCTCATAATAGATTATGGCCTCAATGGAACAATCGCAGACAGTCTACAG GCAATTCGGAAGCATAAGTTCGTTGACATACTGGATGATCCAGGCAGTGCTGATCTCAGTGCGTACGTTGATTTCGAAGCAATCAGGCGTTCTGCTGAGGAAATTCCTG ATGTGTCTGTCCATGGTCCAATAACTCAGTCAGAGTTTCTTGGTTCTCTGGGAATAAACTTTCGGGCCGAAGCCCTGTTGCAGAACTGCAATGAAGAACAGGCTGAATCTCTTAGGACGGGATATTGGCGTTTAGTCGGGGAAGGCGAAGCCCCATTCTGGGAGGGTCCGGACGAGCAAACGCCTATCGGAATGGGAACACGTTATTTAGCCATGGCAATCGTCAACAAAAAGCAAGGCATTCCAGCTCCATATCAGGAGTAG
- the LOC125198612 gene encoding ATP-dependent RNA helicase DEAH12, chloroplastic-like, which translates to MSQFSGYGRRQPPFAARPRHNPQEPPFRRSSYQQHQYRSQFPPNNYDRPPGDIPARPNFIVQLRPDSQKSNSVRRADAEAVIRKLKFQPQRANFVMSNFNSASLSYEQWSETLATIVQLWEMKLGDKGFSFVPRLVSNVELPSDRLELNDRLKVLFIEKLKRLKEGELVEKWEKKLGTVMDEVKRISRILSDKASLRVFNELLEKKEVLVGESTFISNRIEEFRTGIRCIEEYLEDGNKEEHDFEVLRFVRGKIEWGRIYCLMMRECRRLDDGLPIYSHRQAIMKQIHCQQVTVLVGETGSGKSTQLVQFLVDSGICGDGAIICTQPRKLAAITLAERVKEESFGCYDDTSVVCYPSYSSLQEFESNVVFATDHCLLQHYISDNQLSMISCIVVDEAHERSLNTDLLLALIKTLLCQRPCLRLIIMSATVDADQFSDYFFGCRTLHVTGRHFPVAVKYEPCHSEVSPASKLMPSYVHDVLNTVLKINRTEREGTILAFLTSQSEVEWACENFQAPYAVALPLHGKLSYEDQHRVFLAYPGKRKVIFATNVAETSLTIPGVKYVVDPGMVKESMYEPATGMNILKVGRISQSSAKQRAGRAGRTEPGTCYRLYSEDDFESMLPHQEPEIRKVHLGVAILKIMALGVKDLQEFDFVDAPSASSIDLAVRNLVQLGAIVLKNGAYELTTDGKHIVKLGIEPRLGKIILQSFRQQLGKEGLVLAAVMANSSSIFCRVGTVDAKLKSDSLKVRFCHPTGDLFTLLGVYREWESVPREKRNTWCWENSINAKTLRRCQDTVIELEACLKNEMNIIVPNYWYWNPQIHGEHDKILKNVILSSLPGNVAMYSGHDQLGYEVALTRKHVQLHPACSLFNFGQRPAWVVFSEIISVSNEYLTCVTACDFDYFSTLSPSLPFDFLVMNSQRLHKRVLSGFGSVQLKRFCGKSNSNVRFLESKIRESYADERIGVVVDVDQNEVLVYASSQDIEKVMGLVIEALEYEKKLLQNECVEEFMYGPKVLNSIALFGAGAEIKHLELEKRCLSVDIYHSNASTLDQKELLLFLESFTSGFVCSVSRLLVSGPENEEKDKWGRVTFLTPDAAEKAAVLNEIEFSGGLLKIIPSMKNHDSDLRMMSSNRIKAKISWPRRRSKGIAFVKCNPDDVDAMVNDLSNLVIGDRFVWCRPSDKFPDSIKITGLDRDLSQEDIRPVIRAATSRHITDFFLLLENANDDLLPLPPACEDAILREISPFMPRRNKGVPVNVKVFPPEAKDSLMRAQIDFDGSLHLEAARALEHIDRKVLPGCDSWQKIVCHRVFDGSVYCPPSVYHVIGNEFHHFLRRLRHDPHYQGVEWNLEKTHNGGIRVKISASATRLVFELKNSLSELVGGTIIHHPDITPSVLQILFSRDGVLLMKSVERGTGTQIFFDKQKMTLRVYGPPEKIGYAQQNFVRGLLALHDSRQLEIRLRDGVLPPDMMKRVVQHFGPDLCGLRDKVPGVELSLNVRRHTISIVGNKALKQEVENIIHDLAQPNELQILENDYHSACPICLCEVEDSYMLEGCHHKACRSCLVEQCESAIRNRDCFPLLCAKEGCRAPILVADLRSLFPERLHELFQASLGAYVAASGGALMFCPSTDCPSVYRVVDPSGSDAAFRCGVCFMETCMKCHMEYHPLLSCEKYREFKADPDSSLKEWCMGKENVKTCPGCGSTVEKVDGCNHVECRCGRHVCWVCLDSFDSSDDCYSHLRSAHPNIEVDMFEFDVL; encoded by the exons ATGTCCCAATTCAGCGGCTACGGCCGTCGTCAGCCGCCGTTCGCCGCTCGTCCCCGCCACAACCCCCAGGAGCCCCCCTTCCGCCGCTCTTCGTACCAGCAACACCAGTACAGATCACAGTTCCCCCCCAACAACTATGATCGCCCCCCTGGAGACATCCCAGCCCGCCCCAATTTCATCGTCCAGCTACGCCCCGACTCTCAGAAATCGAATTCCGTCAGACGTGCTGATGCCGAGGCCGTGATTCGGAAGCTGAAATTCCAGCCGCAGAGAGCGAATTTTGTTATGTCCAATTTTAACTCCGCCTCACTATCTTACGAGCAGTGGAGTGAGACTCTAGCGACGATTGTTCAGTTGTGGGAGATGAAACTGGGCGATAAGGGGTTTAGCTTCGTGCCCCGCCTTGTTTCGAACGTCGAGCTTCCGTCGGATAGGTTGGAATTGAACGATCGGTTGAAGGTGTTGTTTATCGAGAAGTTGAAGAGATTGAAGGAGGGTGAGCTGGTGGAGAAGTGGGAGAAGAAATTGGGTACTGTGATGGATGAAGTTAAAAGGATTTCTAGGATTTTGAGTGATAAGGCAAGCTTACGGGTTTTCAATGAGCTGTTGGAGAAAAAGGAGGTTTTGGTGGGTGAGAGTACCTTTATCTCCAACAGGATTGAGGAATTCAGAACTGGCATTAGGTGTATTGAAGAGTATTTGGAGGATGGGAACAAGGAGGAACACGATTTTGAAGTTCTTCGATTTGTACGTGGAAAGATTGAATGGGGAAGGATTTATTGTTTGATGATGAGAGAATGCAGGAGGCTTGACGATGGACTGCCTATTTATTCCCATCGGCAGGCGATCATGAAGCAGATACACTGCCAACAG GTCACAGTGCTGGTAGGTGAGACCGGTTCAGGAAAGAGCACACAGTTGGTTCAGTTTCTTGTTGATTCTGGAATATGTGGCGACGGTGCCATTATTTGCACTCAGCCACGAAAACTTGCTGCAATAACTTTGGCGGAGAGGGTCAAAGAGGAAAGCTTTGGCTGCTATGATGATACTTCAGTTGTCTGTTACCCGTCATATTCATCACTTCAGGAGTTTGAGTCCAATGTGGTGTTTGCAACCGATCACTGCCTGTTGCAGCACTACATAAGCGACAATCAACTATCCATGATTTCTTGCATAGTTGTTGACGAGGCTCATGAAAGGAGCTTGAACACAGATCTCCTTCTGGCTTTGATCAAGACACTCCTCTGTCAGAGGCCCTGTCTCAGGCTTATTATAATGTCTGCTACTGTGGATGCAGACCAATTTTCTGATTACTTTTTTGGTTGTAGGACCTTGCATGTGACTGGAAGACACTTCCCTGTTGCTGTTAAATATGAACCCTGCCATTCTGAAGTGTCTCCAGCTTCTAAATTAATGCCGTCATATGTACATGATGTTCTAAATACAGTACTGAAGATCAATAGAACTGAGAGGGAAGGCACCATTCTTGCATTCTTGACGTCGCAGAGTGAAGTAGAATGGGCTTGCGAGAATTTTCAAGCTCCGTATGCTGTAGCATTGCCCTTACATGGAAAACTTTCATATGAAGACCAACATAGAGTATTTCTAGCCTATCCAGGTAAAAGAAAAGTTATATTTGCCACCAATGTTGCTGAGACTTCGTTGACAATTCCTGGTGTCAAGTATGTGGTGGACCCTGGAATGGTAAAAGAGAGCATGTATGAACCTGCTACAGGCATGAATATTCTCAAGGTTGGCAGAATCAGTCAGAGCTCTGCTAAACAGCGAGCGGGCCGTGCTGGGAGAACAGAACCTGGGACATGCTATAGATTGTACTCAGAAGATGATTTTGAATCAATGCTGCCTCACCAGGAACCAGAAATTCGCAAGGTTCATCTTGGCGtagcaattttaaaaattatggcATTGGGTGTGAAGGATCTGCAGGAGTTTGACTTTGTTGATGCACCTAGTGCCAGTTCCATAGATCTGGCTGTCAGAAATCTCGTCCAGCTAGGAGCAATTGTGCTGAAAAATGGTGCATATGAGTTAACAACTGACGGGAAACACATAGTCAAGTTGGGTATCGAGCCCCGGCTTGgtaaaataattttgcaaTCCTTTCGCCAGCAGTTGGGTAAAGAGGGTCTTGTTCTTGCTGCAGTAATGGCAAATTCTAGTAGCATATTTTGCAGAGTTGGTACGGTGGATGCCAAGTTGAAATCTGATTCCCTGAAGGTGAGGTTTTGTCATCCCACTGGTGATCTCTTCACATTACTTGGTGTTTACAGAGAGTGGGAATCTGTGCCGCGTGAAAAGAGAAACACTTGGTGTTGGGAAAATAGCATAAATGCAAAGACGTTGAGGAGATGCCAGGACACTGTTATAGAGCTGGAAGCTTGccttaaaaatgaaatgaatatcATTGTGCCGAACTATTGGTATTGGAATCCCCAAATACATGGAGAGCatgacaaaattttgaaaaatgtaataCTCTCTTCCTTGCCTGGAAATGTGGCTATGTACTCTGGCCACGATCAACTTGGTTATGAAGTGGCACTAACAAGGAAACATGTGCAGTTGCATCCCGCATGTTCTTTGTTCAATTTCGGCCAGAGGCCAGCCTGGGTGGTTTTCTCGGAAATAATATCTGTGTCGAATGAGTATTTAACATGTGTTACAGCAtgtgattttgattatttctCCACCCTTTCTCCTTCTCTACCATTTGATTTCTTGGTAATGAACAGCCAACGGTTGCATAAGAGGGTTTTATCAGGGTTTGGAAGTGTTCAGTTAAAAAGGTTTTGTGGGAAATCTAATAGCAATGTGCGCTTTCTCGAATCAAAAATAAGAGAGTCCTATGCTGATGAAAGGATTGGTGTTGTAGTTGATGTTGACCAGAATGAGGTGCTCGTGTATGCTTCTTCACAGGATATTGAGAAAGTGATGGGTTTAGTTATAGAAGCATTGGAGTACGAAAAGAAGCTGTTGCAGAATGAGTGTGTTGAAGAATTTATGTATGGCCCTAAGGTCTTGAACTCTATTGCTCTCTTTGGAGCTGGTGCCGAGATAAAACATCTGGAACTTGAGAAGAGATGTCTGTCTGTGGACATATATCATTCTAATGCTAGCACACTTGATCAGAAAGAGCTTCTACTCTTTCTTGAGAGTTTCACTTCAGGTTTTGTTTGCTCTGTTAGCAGGTTGTTGGTCTCTGGTCCggaaaatgaagagaaggACAAGTGGGGAAGGGTAACATTTTTGACACCTGATGCTGCAGAGAAGGCTGCTGTGTTAAATGAGATCGAATTCAGTGGTGGCTTGTTAAAGATCATTCCTTCTATGAAAAATCATGACAGTGATCTCAGAATGATGTCTTCCAATCGTATCAAAGCCAAAATCTCATGGCCTCGTCGGCGCAGCAAAGGGATAGCATTTGTGAAATGCAATCCAGATGATGTTGATGCAATGGTCAATGATCTCTCCAATCTAGTTATAGGTGACAGGTTTGTTTGGTGTAGACCAAGTGATAAGTTTCCAGACAGCATTAAAATTACTGGGCTTGACAGGGACCTTTCTCAAGAAGATATACGTCCGGTCATAAGAGCTGCGACAAGTAGGCATATCACGGACTTCTTTCTGCTGCTAGAGAATGCAAATGACGATCTTTTACCACTACCACCGGCTTGTGAGGATGCCATTTTACGTGAAATTTCTCCCTTCATGCCTAGAAGAAATAAGGGTGTCCCTGTTAATGTTAAGGTATTTCCACCAGAAGCAAAGGATAGTCTAATGAGAGCccaaattgattttgatggaAGTTTACATTTGGAGGCAGCTAGGGCCCTGGAGCATATTGACCGCAAAGTACTACCTGGGTGTGACTCGTGGCAGAAAATTGTATGCCATCGAGTATTTGATGGCTCTGTGTATTGCCCTCCCTCTGTATATCATGTTATCGGGAACGAGTTTCATCATTTCCTCAGAAGGCTTCGGCATGATCCGCATTATCAAG GTGTAGAATGGAATCTGGAGAAAACCCATAATGGTGGCATCCGAGTAAAGATATCTGCTAGCGCTACGAGACTTGTTTTTGAGTTGAAAAATTCTCTGTCGGAGCTTGTTGGAGGGACGATTATACATCATCCGGATATAACCCCTTCTGTTCTTCAGATTCTTTTTTCGCGTGATGGAGTTCTGCTTATGAAATCTGTTGAGCGAGGGACTGGAACACAGATATTCTTCGATAAGCAGAAAATGACTTTGAGAGTCTATGGTCCTCCAGAAAAGATCGGGTATGCACAACAGAATTTTGTCAGAGGTCTCCTTGCCCTACATGACAGCAGGCAACTGGAGATTCGACTTCGTGATGGAGTCTTACCTCCTGATATGATGAAGAGAGTTGTTCAGCATTTCGGGCCAGATCTTTGTGGACTTAGAGATAAAGTGCCAGGGGTGGAGCTGTCTTTAAATGTGAGACGCCACACTATATCTATTGTAGGTAACAAAGCATTGAAGCAAGAAGTCGAAAACATAATACATGATCTTGCACAGCCAAATGAGTTGCAAATTCTGGAGAATGATTATCATAGTGCTTGTCCCATTTGCTTATGTGAAGTGGAGGATTCGTACATGCTTGAGGGCTGCCATCACAAAGCCTGCCGGTCATGTTTGGTTGAGCAGTGTGAATCTGCTATCAGAAATCGTGATTGTTTCCCGTTGCTCTGTGCTAAAGAGGGTTGCAGGGCTCCAATCTTGGTTGCTGATTTGAGGTCTTTGTTTCCCGAGCGACTTCATGAACTTTTCCAGGCTTCCTTGGGTGCGTATGTGGCAGCTAGTGGGGGTGCTTTGATGTTTTGCCCGTCGACCGACTGCCCTTCAGTCTACAGGGTAGTGGATCCCAGTGGGTCCGATGCAGCCTTCAGATGCGGCGTGTGCTTCATGGAGACGTGTATGAAGTGCCACATGGAATACCACCCGCTCCTGTCCTGTGAGAAGTATCGCGAGTTCAAAGCTGATCCCGACTCATCGCTCAAGGAGTGGTGCATGGGGAAAGAAAACGTGAAGACCTGCCCTGGGTGTGGGTCCACAGTCGAGAAGGTGGACGGGTGCAACCACGTCGAGTGCAGGTGCGGGAGACACGTTTGCTGGGTATGCTTGGATTCGTTTGACAGTTCTGACGACTGCTACAGCCATCTGAGGTCTGCACACCCAAACATTGAGGTGGAtatgtttgagtttgatgtgTTATGA